Proteins encoded within one genomic window of bacterium:
- a CDS encoding universal stress protein, whose protein sequence is MTVPVTVQRLVVSLDGSRLAEAVLPIAARLAEAFGATIALLHVIEQDAPFRVHGEPHLATRLDAETYLAELARQLAATGCLVEYHVHEVPVGNVAQSIAAHAEEQRSDLVLLSTHGAGGIRDVLWGSIAQQVLQLSQRSTLLVRARANTQAAPVFTPRTIMVSLDGTAAAEAALPLARTLARALDVHLRLVMVVPTLETVEGRQFPQATFLPSATRVLLDAQGEQAMAYLEHLAASMRSTGVPTFAEVRRGGPVAELASDAAEHADGLVVVATHGRAGLQAIWSPSVAARLLKRTQAPVLLVPIVEPDYRSAILS, encoded by the coding sequence GAGGCGTTCGGTGCGACGATTGCGTTGCTCCACGTGATCGAGCAGGATGCGCCGTTCCGCGTTCACGGGGAGCCCCATTTGGCCACCCGGTTGGACGCGGAAACGTACCTGGCCGAGCTCGCACGCCAGCTCGCGGCGACCGGCTGCCTCGTCGAGTACCACGTCCATGAAGTGCCGGTCGGGAACGTCGCGCAGAGCATCGCCGCCCACGCCGAGGAGCAGCGGAGCGATCTCGTGCTCCTGAGCACGCACGGAGCCGGGGGCATCCGGGATGTGCTCTGGGGGTCCATCGCCCAGCAGGTGCTGCAGCTGAGTCAGCGCTCGACGCTGCTCGTGCGGGCGCGCGCCAATACACAGGCCGCCCCGGTGTTCACCCCGCGGACCATCATGGTGTCGCTCGACGGGACCGCCGCCGCGGAGGCCGCGCTCCCGCTCGCCCGCACCCTGGCGCGCGCGCTGGACGTGCACCTCCGCCTCGTGATGGTTGTCCCGACACTGGAAACCGTCGAGGGCAGGCAGTTCCCGCAGGCCACGTTTCTGCCGAGTGCGACCCGCGTGCTCCTGGATGCTCAGGGGGAGCAAGCCATGGCCTACTTGGAACACCTGGCGGCGTCCATGCGATCAACGGGAGTGCCCACCTTCGCTGAAGTGCGTCGCGGGGGCCCCGTGGCGGAACTGGCATCCGACGCCGCCGAGCACGCGGACGGTCTCGTTGTGGTCGCCACCCACGGCCGGGCGGGACTGCAGGCGATCTGGTCTCCGAGCGTGGCGGCGCGACTCTTGAAGCGCACGCAGGCGCCCGTCCTCCTCGTGCCGATCGTCGAGCCGGACTATCGCTCAGCGATCCTCTCCTAA
- a CDS encoding FAD-binding oxidoreductase, with protein MADRVVVVGGGVVGSSIAYFLANHPRFSGEVVVLERDQTYRRASSALSASAIRQQFSTAVNIEISRFGIEFLRDVGARLGTEDDRPDIGLNEPGYLFLATPAGVPVLERNHRLQREHEVDVALLDPAALAARFPWLKTEGVAAGSLGLSGEGWFDGYALLQAFRRKARSLGVRYVTQEVTGFVRERSRVRAAVLADGSTVPSDVVVNAAGPWAASVAAMLDVDLPVRARRRCVFMIASREAASGCPLVIDPSGVWFRADGPNFLCGMSPAEGSADPDDAPLEVDDRLFYDVIWPILASRVRPFEAVKLLKSWAGYYEMNTFDHNGVVGSHPSLSNVFFANGFSGHGLQQSPAVGRGLAELIVDGAYRSLDLTPLSFARILERRRLVELNVI; from the coding sequence TCCGGCGAGGTGGTTGTGCTCGAGCGGGACCAGACCTATCGCAGGGCGTCGTCCGCGCTCTCGGCCAGCGCGATCCGGCAGCAGTTCTCGACGGCCGTCAACATCGAGATCTCGCGCTTCGGCATCGAGTTCCTTCGCGACGTCGGCGCGCGCCTGGGAACCGAAGACGACCGGCCGGACATCGGATTGAACGAGCCCGGGTATCTGTTCCTCGCGACGCCGGCGGGGGTGCCCGTGCTCGAACGCAACCACCGCCTTCAGCGGGAACACGAGGTCGACGTCGCGCTGCTCGATCCGGCGGCGCTCGCGGCGCGGTTCCCCTGGCTCAAGACCGAGGGCGTCGCGGCGGGCTCGCTGGGATTGTCGGGCGAGGGTTGGTTCGACGGGTACGCGCTGCTGCAGGCCTTCCGTCGCAAGGCCCGGTCGCTCGGCGTGCGCTATGTGACGCAGGAAGTCACCGGATTTGTACGCGAGAGGTCGCGCGTGCGGGCTGCGGTGCTTGCAGACGGTTCGACCGTGCCATCCGACGTCGTCGTGAACGCCGCCGGCCCGTGGGCGGCGTCGGTGGCCGCCATGCTCGACGTCGATCTGCCGGTCCGCGCGCGCCGGCGGTGCGTGTTCATGATCGCGTCCCGCGAAGCCGCGTCCGGGTGCCCGCTCGTCATCGACCCGTCCGGTGTGTGGTTTCGCGCCGACGGCCCGAACTTTCTCTGCGGCATGTCCCCGGCGGAGGGCAGCGCCGACCCCGACGACGCGCCACTCGAGGTCGACGATCGTCTCTTCTACGATGTGATCTGGCCGATCCTGGCCTCGCGGGTACGGCCGTTCGAGGCCGTCAAGCTCCTCAAGAGCTGGGCCGGCTATTACGAGATGAACACGTTCGACCATAACGGCGTCGTCGGATCCCACCCGTCGCTGTCGAACGTCTTCTTCGCGAACGGCTTCAGCGGCCACGGCCTGCAGCAATCGCCGGCGGTCGGACGCGGTCTCGCCGAACTGATCGTCGACGGCGCGTACCGGAGTCTGGATCTGACGCCGCTGTCGTTCGCGCGCATCCTCGAACGGCGGCGTCTCGTCGAGCTCAACGTGATCTGA